A single region of the Malaclemys terrapin pileata isolate rMalTer1 chromosome 2, rMalTer1.hap1, whole genome shotgun sequence genome encodes:
- the LOC128832197 gene encoding fatty acid-binding protein 5-like, translating into MSIDDFVGKWSLISSEGFEEYMKELGVGVALRKMGSMAKPDVYISKDGDTITIKTESTFKSSQLSFKLGEKCEENTLDGRKVQTLVTLDGNTLTQLQQWDGKDSTITRKIEDGKLVVECDMNGCKCKRVYQKA; encoded by the exons ATGAGCATAGACGATTTTGTAGGCAAGTGGAGCCTCATCTCCAGCGAAGGCTTTGAGGAGTACATGAAGGAATTAG GTGTGGGTGTGGCCCTGAGGAAAATGGGGAGCATGGCCAAACCAGATGTTTACATCAGCAAGGATGGAGATACAATCACCATAAAAACAGAAAGCACCTTTAAATCTTCACAGCTCAGCTTCAAGCTGGGTGAGAAATGTGAGGAAAATACATTAGATGGCAGGAAAGTTCAG ACTCTTGTCACCTTAGATGGTAACACATTGACTCAGCTCCAGCAGTGGGATGGCAAGGACTCCACAATAACACGGAAGATAGAGGATGGGAAACTGGTGGTG gaatgtGACATGAATGGTTGCAAGTGTAAGAGAGTCTACCAGAAAGCATGA